One stretch of Rhodoferax lithotrophicus DNA includes these proteins:
- the phaP gene encoding TIGR01841 family phasin (Members of this family are phasins (small proteins associated with inclusions such as PHA granules). Note that several different families of phasins have been named PhaP despite very little sequence similarity to each other.): MFITADQISAANKTNLDAVQNLATKSFAGVEKLVELNMAAAKAVITESFSHVQSLLAAKDAQAFFALQTSLVAPLAEKAVSYSRHVYGIAVETGAEFTKAAEGKAAEAQKSFNQVVENVAKNAPVGTESAVTVLKSALASSQSAIESAQSAAKQALAMAESNISAVTEQALNAAASVGKKA, translated from the coding sequence ATGTTTATTACTGCCGACCAAATCTCTGCCGCCAACAAAACCAACCTCGACGCAGTTCAAAACCTCGCTACCAAATCATTTGCTGGTGTAGAAAAACTGGTTGAATTGAACATGGCTGCCGCCAAAGCCGTGATCACTGAATCTTTCAGCCACGTTCAAAGCCTGCTGGCAGCCAAGGATGCACAAGCTTTCTTTGCCCTGCAAACCAGCTTGGTTGCTCCTTTGGCTGAAAAAGCAGTGTCTTATAGCCGCCACGTGTATGGCATCGCGGTGGAAACCGGTGCTGAATTCACAAAAGCTGCTGAAGGCAAGGCGGCTGAAGCACAAAAATCTTTCAATCAAGTGGTTGAAAACGTGGCCAAGAACGCACCCGTGGGTACGGAGTCTGCTGTCACCGTGCTCAAGAGCGCCTTGGCTTCCAGCCAAAGCGCCATCGAATCTGCTCAAAGCGCAGCCAAACAAGCTTTGGCCATGGCTGAAAGCAACATCTCTGCTGTGACAGAACAAGCCCTGAACGCTGCGGCTTCCGTTGGCAAAAAGGCTTAA
- a CDS encoding DMT family transporter, translating to MAPYDLFALGAAACWAIGSVISVTPSRHLGAFAFTRWRMLMVACMLWAVVAVSGTWHNFDAHAWGVMAFSGLVGIFIGDTALFSAINRLGPRRAGVLFATHAAFSAVLGFVWLGERMSLQAFLGAALTLGGVMMAIVLGRHKGETHAWEVDRGHVGIGVALALVAALCQAVGSLIAKPVMATQVDPIMASAVRVTVASCAHFVLLAAGLKAERAHTRPTLKVLAQTALNGFIAMGIGMTLVLLALEKGDVGMVAILSSVSPILVLPLLWFQLRRAPALGAWIGASLTVAGTALILWR from the coding sequence ATGGCTCCTTATGACCTGTTTGCCTTAGGGGCAGCTGCATGCTGGGCAATCGGCAGTGTGATCTCTGTCACACCATCACGTCACTTGGGAGCCTTTGCCTTTACCCGCTGGCGCATGTTGATGGTTGCGTGCATGCTTTGGGCCGTGGTGGCCGTGAGTGGAACTTGGCACAACTTTGACGCGCACGCCTGGGGCGTGATGGCCTTCAGCGGTCTGGTCGGTATTTTTATTGGGGACACGGCCCTGTTTTCAGCCATCAATCGACTTGGCCCGCGCCGTGCCGGGGTTCTGTTCGCCACCCACGCTGCCTTTAGCGCGGTTCTGGGCTTTGTCTGGCTGGGCGAGCGCATGAGTTTGCAAGCGTTTTTGGGTGCGGCACTGACTTTGGGCGGTGTGATGATGGCCATTGTGCTGGGTCGCCATAAAGGCGAAACCCACGCATGGGAGGTGGATCGTGGCCACGTGGGTATCGGTGTGGCACTCGCCCTGGTCGCCGCGTTGTGCCAGGCGGTGGGTTCTTTGATTGCCAAACCGGTGATGGCCACACAGGTCGACCCGATCATGGCCTCTGCAGTGCGGGTCACGGTGGCCAGCTGCGCACACTTTGTGCTGCTGGCCGCAGGCCTCAAGGCGGAGCGTGCACACACACGCCCCACGCTGAAAGTGTTGGCACAAACAGCCCTGAATGGCTTTATTGCCATGGGCATCGGCATGACACTGGTGTTGCTGGCGCTGGAAAAGGGCGATGTCGGCATGGTGGCGATCTTGTCATCCGTGTCCCCCATTCTGGTCTTGCCGTTGTTGTGGTTTCAGCTCCGACGGGCCCCCGCGCTGGGTGCCTGGATAGGTGCATCGTTAACCGTGGCGGGGACGGCGCTGATTCTGTGGCGCTGA
- a CDS encoding efflux RND transporter periplasmic adaptor subunit, giving the protein MHSFGKPNLLNRRLYRCTIGALAAVFFASAAYAESSVQVPVSMVQLKTVGNGFEMDGVVQPVKQSTVSAQASGRMVSLTVKAGDTVRAGQLLATIDDRETQTGVQRSRAQSAQAQAELRNAQANFDRTRDLLTKGFISAAAMDTAETQLKSAQAGREQATAGEKQSGLTQGFTRVTAPFDALVLQTLAETGDLAFPGKPLLTLYAPAPLRAVVQVPVSRSAMVLPSTVIEVQVRAADGSLQWSRPSQTTHLSTADAVSQTVEWRLELSSVAAKGLLPGQQIRVRFAAGQAQRLVIPTAAVLRRGELTAVYVASGKGFALKAIRLGAEHTGQGVEVLAGLTDTDRVALDPVRAGLTGAQPAGQTAQ; this is encoded by the coding sequence ATGCACTCATTTGGTAAACCGAATCTGTTGAACCGCCGTTTGTATCGATGCACGATAGGTGCATTGGCAGCGGTATTTTTTGCATCAGCAGCCTATGCAGAAAGCAGTGTGCAAGTGCCTGTGTCGATGGTGCAGCTCAAGACCGTAGGTAATGGCTTTGAAATGGATGGTGTTGTACAGCCTGTAAAGCAAAGCACTGTCTCTGCCCAAGCGTCTGGCCGGATGGTGAGTTTGACCGTGAAAGCTGGGGATACCGTGCGGGCCGGGCAGTTGTTAGCCACCATTGATGACCGTGAAACTCAAACCGGCGTGCAGCGCAGCCGGGCGCAGTCCGCCCAGGCGCAAGCTGAATTGCGCAATGCACAAGCCAACTTTGACCGTACTCGGGATCTGTTGACTAAAGGCTTTATCAGTGCAGCCGCCATGGACACGGCCGAGACACAACTCAAGTCAGCCCAAGCTGGCCGCGAACAGGCAACGGCTGGTGAAAAACAATCCGGTCTGACACAAGGCTTTACCCGTGTCACCGCGCCATTTGATGCGCTTGTATTACAAACTCTTGCTGAAACGGGTGATCTGGCTTTCCCGGGCAAACCTTTGCTGACCTTGTATGCGCCAGCCCCTCTACGGGCCGTGGTTCAGGTGCCCGTGTCGCGCTCTGCCATGGTACTGCCCAGTACGGTGATTGAGGTTCAGGTTCGAGCGGCTGATGGTTCACTGCAATGGAGTCGCCCCAGCCAAACCACCCATTTGTCCACGGCAGATGCCGTCTCACAAACGGTGGAATGGCGGTTGGAACTGTCCTCCGTTGCCGCCAAAGGCTTGTTGCCAGGCCAACAGATACGCGTGCGGTTTGCTGCAGGGCAAGCACAGCGTTTGGTCATTCCCACGGCAGCAGTGTTGCGCCGGGGCGAGTTGACGGCGGTGTACGTGGCTTCAGGAAAGGGCTTTGCCCTCAAGGCAATCCGGCTTGGCGCGGAGCATACCGGGCAAGGCGTAGAGGTGCTTGCCGGCTTGACCGATACCGACCGAGTGGCGCTGGACCCGGTGCGTGCAGGATTGACAGGTGCACAGCCTGCCGGCCAAACCGCACAGTGA